A stretch of Faecalibacterium duncaniae DNA encodes these proteins:
- a CDS encoding flavodoxin — protein MSKKLVAYFSASGVTAKVAETLAEAIGADIFEIEPKVPYTEADLNWMDKKARSTIEMNDPASRPEIAVKRDNMKDYDTIFVGFPIWWYVAPSIINTFLESYDLTGKTIIPFATSGGSDIGKTNERLAPSCKGAKLVEGKVFKGSVGHQELAAWVDGLGL, from the coding sequence ATGAGCAAGAAACTTGTAGCGTATTTTTCTGCGTCCGGCGTGACCGCGAAGGTTGCCGAGACGCTGGCAGAGGCAATCGGCGCAGACATCTTTGAAATTGAGCCGAAGGTGCCTTACACGGAAGCTGATCTGAACTGGATGGACAAGAAAGCCCGCAGCACGATTGAGATGAACGATCCTGCCTCCCGTCCTGAAATTGCCGTCAAGCGGGACAACATGAAGGACTACGATACCATCTTTGTGGGCTTCCCGATCTGGTGGTATGTTGCGCCGTCGATTATCAATACGTTCCTTGAGAGCTATGACCTGACCGGCAAGACGATCATCCCGTTTGCGACCTCCGGTGGAAGCGACATTGGCAAGACAAACGAACGTCTTGCGCCGAGCTGCAAAGGAGCAAAGCTGGTAGAAGGCAAGGTCTTCAAGGGCAGCGTCGGGCATCAGGAGCTTGCGGCATGGGTTGATGGACTTGGACTTTGA